GATAAGGTTATAAAAAGTGAAGAATTACTAAAATCAATTGTTGCTGATGAAATTGATAATTTTCAGGAGCTTTTTAACAATAATGTTTCGTTACAATTGAAAGATCTTATAAATATTAAATCTAGTGAAGTCCACAGTATTTGGGATCGGTTTAAAGATGAAATTAAATTTATAAATCGCTTCCACATAACAAAAGAGAACCATATTGATTTAAATAAATTAAAAATGTTTTTTAAAGATGATGAGGCTTTTACTAAAGAAATTAGTAGAGGGAGAACCTATTTTAGATGTAGAATTTCCGGGAGAACCGGTTTTAGTCATGATGAAATGGGAAATCCTCCAAAAGAACTTACTTCAGGCGGCAGAGCAAATCCAAAAGGAATTTCATATTTGTATTTAACAAATAACTTAGAAACTTCACTTTATGAAACAAGAGCTAGTCTATTTGATTTTGTAACTATTGGAGAATTCAGATTAAAAAAAAATATAAAAATACTAGATTTAAGAAATCCTGATTATGATGTTATCCCTTGGTCTGAAAATGAAATTATAGATGTATATTTGATTTATGCATCATTCATCAAAACTCTACAAAAAGAGATATCATTACCAATAAGAAAAAGAGATAAAGAATTAGATTACTTGCCGACACAATACATATCAGAATTTATAAAATCTTTAGGTTTTGACGGCGTAGAATATCAAAGTTCATTGTATCCAGAAGGTTATAATTTAGCAATTTTCTATCCAGAAAATTTTGAATGTATTAACACGAAAATATATGAGATTAATAATATAAATTTAGAGCATTCTGAATTATCTAAAGAATAACTCACTACTCAAATTTCCAAAATAAATGTTCAAAGCAAAAATTATAGAAAACCCCACATATTATTCGCTAAGGAGAAAATTGCTTATTCTCTCAACTTTTGCAATGATACCACTTGGATTTGTTTCTGTAAGCCAGCATTTTCATTTTATTTATAGTTTGATTATTTTCATAGTTTTCATCGTATTTCTGATATTTTTATACAAAACCAGAATAAAAGTAGAAAAATTAGTTGGCGAAAGGAATATTCAAATCTCCGAACATTCAATTGAAATATTGGGAAAATCTGCTGCCATCGAAAAATCTTTTTCAATTAGAGATGCCGATGAAATAATTGTAAAAGAAAAATATCAGTTTCCGGAAGAAAATATTTCCGAGTTTTATAAAGAAATGAAAGGAGATAATTTGAGCAATTATCTGATTATAAAAACGAATGGTAAAACACACAAATTCGATTTTATAATTGATTCTCATTATATGATTTTGCAGCTAAAGAAAATAATTAATTTCTGGACTGAGCAGGACATTAAAATTACACTTGACTCAAAAAGATAATCATCGACTTTCAAAAAAAAGTATTAGTTTTCGGCCGACAATAAATTTGAAATTATGAAAGATTATAAACGGCATTTAATTACAGCAGCTTTACCATATGCAAACGGGCCTGTTCATATTGGGCATCTTGCAGGAGTATATATTCCGGCCGATATCTACGCAAGATATCTGCGATTGAAAGGAAAGGAAGCAATCTATGTTTGCGGCTCCGACGAACATGGCGTTCCTATTACTATAAAAGCAAGAAACGAAAACAAAACCCCTCAGGAAATCGTTGACCGCTACCATAAAATAAACAAAGAGTCGTTCGAGAAATTCGGAATTTCCTTCGATATTTATTCACGAACAAGCTCCAAAATTCATCATAAAACCTCTGCCGACATTTTCAAAAAACTACATACCGACAACAAGTTTATTGAAAAAACAACAGAGCAATATTTCGACGAAGAAGCAAATCAATTTCTTGCCGATCGCTATATTACCGGAACCTGTCCGCATTGCCAAAACGAAGAAGCATATGGCGACCAATGCGAGAAATGCGGGACATCCTTAAGCCCGAACGATTTAATAAATCCGAAATCGGCAATCAGCGGAAGCAAACCAGTGAAAAAAGAAACAAAGCACTGGTATTTACCTTTAGACCAATATTCCGATTTTCTGGAAAAGTGGATTTTAGAAGACCACAAAGAGTGGAAACCAAATGTTTACGGGCAGTGCAAATCCTGGATTAAAGACATAGGTTTGGAGTCGCGGGCAGTTACACGCGACCTCGATTGGGGAGTTCCTGTGCCTGTGGAAGGTGCCGATGGAAAAGTCCTGTACGTGTGGTTCGATGCTCCGATAGGTTATATTTCGAATACAATTGAGTGGGCTGAAAAAAATGGAAAAGACTGGAAAAAATATTGGCAAGACGACGAAACCAGACTGGTACATTTTATAGGGAAAGACAATATAGTTTTTCATTGCATAATTTTTCCAATAATTTTGAAAAGTCATGGCGATTTTATTCTTACCGATAATGTTCCGGCAAACGAATTTCTGAATCTCGAGGGTGATAAAATTTCCACATCGAAAAACTGGGCAGTCTGGCTACACGAATATCTCGAAGATTTTCAAGACAAAGAAGATGTGCTGCGTTATGTGCTCACAGCAAACGCCCCCGAAACTAAAGACAACGATTTCACCTGGAAAGATTTTCAGGCCAGAAACAACAACGAACTGGTAGCTATTCTTGGAAATTTTGTGAACCGAGCTTTGGTTTTGACTCATAAATATTTTGATGGAATATTGCCTGAAATTTCTGAAATAACTGAATACGACAAAAGCATTCTTCAGGAAATTCCTGCAATAAAAACTAAAGTTGAAGAGAATCTCGAAAATTTCAAAATTCGCGAAGCTTTGAAAGAAGCAATGAGTTTAGCAAGATTGGGGAATAAATATCTTGCCGACACCGAACCATGGAAAATTTTTAAAACAGATGTCGATAGAGTAAAAACTATATTAAATATCTCATTACAAATTTCGGCAAATCTGTCAATGTTGTTAGAACCATTTTTGCCAAAGTCGGCCAAAAAACTTGCAGATTTTCTTGCATTTGAAAAAACCGATTGGGAAAATATTGGAAGCGAAATTCTACTAAGTCCGGGGCATAAAATTAACAAAGCAAAACTACTATTTGCAAAAATTGAAGACAAAGAGGTTGAAGTTCAAATTGAAAAATTGCTTGCCACAAAAAAGCAAAACATTGTGAACAGTTGTGAAGCTAATCCACAAAAAGAATCAATTGCTTACGACGATTTCATGAAAATGGATATTCGCACAGGAACAATTATAAGTGCCGAAAAAGTGAAAAAAACCAAAAAACTTTTGAAACTCGAAGTTGATACCGGCATTGACCGGCGAACAATGATTTCAGGAATAGCCGAATATCACAAACCTGAAGATATTATTGGCAAGCAGGTTAGCATTTTGGTGAATCTTGAAGCAAGAAAAATTCGTGGTGTCGAATCGCAAGGCATGATTCTTATGGCTGAAAATGCTGATGGTGAGCTGGTTTTTGTTTCACCGGCGAAGAATGTTTCGAATGGTTCGGAGGTGAAATAATTATATCAGAAATATTTAGCATATTTATAATTTCTAAATTCTCGGACAGCAATGTATTAAAACTGTTCGATTATTTTCAAACTACAAACATAGGGCTATCTACTGATTTGACATATAAATATCTTCCATTTCTCGTATAATTTCTTCACGGAGCCATATTGAGCGAAAAAGCTTTTTGTCTGATTTTCGATATAAATTGTAGAATTTAAATTTCGAACTAAGTTTTATAGCTTTAATATATGATGAAAAAGCAAGTATGCCACTGAAAGGCAAACATATTATTAAAAATAGGCTTATATTAAAATTCGTCGTAAAGAAAAAAACAATCCAATAAATCAAATAAAAAATCGGAAAAATTATCAAGCCCACCACAAATTTTATTGAACTATGAAACTGATGATCTTTTACATTTTTTATAGCAAGCATTGGAATTTTATATGGCAAATAATTGAATAAAATGCCAAAAATATTTATTGGTAAAAGTAGGATCAAGCTAATAATTTCGAGGGATATTTCGGAAAAACTAAAAATTCGCTTTTCTACAAGCCAGTCTCTAAGGTTCAAAACTTTTAATATTTTTGAATATTCTTGAACCTTTTTGCTATAAACTTTGAAATTCTCCGGCGATTTTTCATAATATATGTCTAAAAGCTCTATAATCTTTTTGTCGGCCGTAAATTTTGATAGCTGATTATTTATTTGGAGATTTAGTTTTTCTCTTATCGAGGAATTGCAAATTTCCATTGAATTTTCATAAGTTTGGTAATATTCATTATTCTGAATGTCAATCATTAGAGGGCGAAGACTTTCGGCAATTTTATCACGAAATTTTAACAATGCCTTCTGTTGATTTTCTAAATAAATATCTTTAAATTCAGTAACCGTGAAAGGAGTACCAAATCTTACATACACAACAGTTCTAAAATTTTCATAGTTGCTATAACAAATTCCAACAGGTAGAATTTTCAGACCCAATTCAAAATCATTTTCCTCTTCAGCCTGAAATGCGATTTTTTGAACGCCTTTTTTTATTGGCAACATTGCTCGCTTATTATTATGGGTTGTTTCAGGAAAAAGCCCTAATGGAATTCCACTTTTTAATATCTTAATAGAATCCTTAAATACGTCTTTATTTTTTTTTAATGAATCTTTTCCATCGCGAATTCTATAAACAGGTCTGATTCGCAGTTTGTTAAGGATTGCTGAAATAAAAGATCTTTTAAAAATGTCGGCTCGTGCTAAAAAATATGGTTGGGTTTTAGAAGTATAAATTACCACAAGCGGGTCCATAAGAGCATTCTGATGATTAGGTGCAAAAATAAAAGCTTCATCTTTTGGGATATTTTCAATATTTTCTGCTACAATTTTTTTGTAGTAAATCCTTAACATTAAAGCTACATACTTACCTATAATGCTATAAAACCAAGACTTTTTCTTCATGTTTCTTAAATTATTTGAAAATAATTTTTATTTCGTAGATTTTCTTTTCAATTTCTTTAAATAATTATCGAAGCATAAATATCATTTCATTTTAGACCAAAAAAACGAAATTAACAATCCGCTTATTATATGCCAAATTCCCCACCAGGCAGCAATAAAAGCTATTCCTCCCATTCCAGCAGGAAATATTTTATTATTAAAAATTAGTACCAAGGCCAATCCCGAATTTTGAATTCCTGTTTCTATGGTAACTGATTTTGTATCAATATTTGGCAAACGAAACAATTTGCTCACTGAGAATCCGGTGAAAAGTGCCAACAAATTATGTATCAACACAATCGGGATTATTAAATAAACATATTTTATGAAATTATCGAAATTTGCAGCAAGTGCACCCACAATAAATCCAATGAAAATAATTATTGATGCAATTTTCACAGTTTTAGTAATACGTTTAGTTATTTTCGGATATCTATTTGCAAACCAGATTCCGCCAATTAATGGAAGACCGAGCAAAATGAAAACAGTCTGAAAAACCTGAAAAATAGGAATTTCCATTGGCTTCTCTAAAGGTAAAAATTTCATGTAAAGCCCACCCCAAAAAACAAAATTAAAGGGAGTTAAAAAACCCGAAAATGTTGTTGCAAAAGCTGTTAAACTAACCGAAAGTGCAATATTTCCTTTTGCCAGCGAACTTATGAAATTTGAAATATTCCCTCCCGGACAAGCTGCTACAAGAATCATCCCAAGAGCAACTGCCGACGATGGTTGAATTAGCCAAACCAGAAGGAAAGTTACAGCAGGCAATAACAAAAATTGAGACAAAATTCCAATAATTGCACTTTTTGGATTTGACAAGATTCGCCTGAAATTTTCAATTTTTATCTCTAAAGCTACGCCAAACATTATAAATGCAATTGTGATATTCATAAATAGCAAACCATCGCTACTGAAATTCAGCACAATACCATCGAGTTCGTTCAGCGAGTTTATGAATGATTCATACATCTGTTAATTGTTAATTGTTAATTGTTAATTGTTAATTGCAATTATCTTCCTGAAACATCCAAAACTTTAGTCGATTTTTTTAAAGTTCTTAGAACAATAAAAATTACAAAACCTGCAATTAGAAAAATCATCCACAAAAAATCGAGATAAAACTTATCATAGATTAAATAGTTTTTTAAAAAGTCGATATAGGCAAAGGAGATTATGGTGGCAAAAAAACCTCCATATTCGCGCTTCAAAACATTTTTTATAGAAAAATTTAAATCGGTTTTATCCCATTTTCTGAATTTTGGAAAAAATGCAGGAGTATTTTCCGACCATTTCTCATATTCTTTGCTAAACTTGCTGCGAACAAACATTTCTTCAGCAAACATAATTCTTTCGTAATATAACCAAAAAAGCAAGATACAAACAGCTATAAACCACCCATTTCCAACATAAATAATAATACCAAGCCACATGAAAAAATTGCCAAGATATAATGGATGCCTAACCACCGAATAAATACCTTTTGTGTTGATTTCGTTTGCAACTTGCTTTTTTGTATTTCTACCCGAAGTTGCTTTTGGAGTGTATCCTACAACTAAAATCCTAATTATAAGACCCAAAACAGAAACTGCATAACATGCCAAAATCCAATAGATATTCGTAAATTCCAAAAATTCTTTTTGCTCTATGAATAAAACTATCGTTGCAAAAACATATAAAAATAGAGGCAAATAACTACGCCTTCTGAAAAGCCAATTCCCCGTTTTGTCAAATTCTTCAATCAACGCCATAACATTTTTATTCTTCTATTAATAAATCACCAATATTAAATAATTTAAAACTTGGTGCAAAGTTTAATTAAAAGAAATGAAAAAAAAATGTTTTGAGTATTAAATAGATTTAATAATTTTGGCGCTTCTTAATGGGGATTTAGCTCAGTTGGCTAGAGCGTTTGACTGGCAGTCAAGAGGTCAGGGGTTCGACTCCCCTAATCTCCACTTTGAAAATCAGACAGTTACATCTATTATTTAATATAACATGTATTTCGTTTACTAACAAAATAACTAACATTTTGATTTTTATTACAGCAAAAAATATTTTGGAGAACGAAAAATAACAAAAAATTCAAACATTAATAATGAACTTAATGAACTACCCCGCAGCAGAGCTACGAGGTATCAAATTGGATTTCTTTTATTTTTTCCGATGCAGAGCATCGGGGTATTAAACCATTTTTGATAATAAAAACATACTTAATATAATGCACCGCTGAATATAATATACTGTTACATATAATAGTGTTTTGATACACTTTCGGTTTATTGACTACCCCCCCTAAAAAGAAGGTATAGTTTCTATCCACACGATTAATGAAATTTCAGAAAAATGACATAAAAAGCATTCTATATATATCTACGAATTTAGATGTCTAATTTTGCGTGTAAATACAGATGACTCCACAATGTTCTACAAATAAACGCCTCTCAAGGAATTTACCCGTCCCCCTATGTTAATCTATATGCTCTCCTCTATTAAAACTACATAAACCTTTCTAAGTACATAGCAAAATTTCAAACTACCATTAGTTCTATAATCAGAACTATGTACAACACCAACTACTCGCTTGGTTTTT
The Bacteroidota bacterium genome window above contains:
- a CDS encoding RES family NAD+ phosphorylase; the protein is MNCCSHCFTSSYLNNIIQTNKEKGNCDFCKTQNTYTYASKKLLEFFRNILNFYEADENSTVSIWNSIKSDFQLISDKVIKSEELLKSIVADEIDNFQELFNNNVSLQLKDLINIKSSEVHSIWDRFKDEIKFINRFHITKENHIDLNKLKMFFKDDEAFTKEISRGRTYFRCRISGRTGFSHDEMGNPPKELTSGGRANPKGISYLYLTNNLETSLYETRASLFDFVTIGEFRLKKNIKILDLRNPDYDVIPWSENEIIDVYLIYASFIKTLQKEISLPIRKRDKELDYLPTQYISEFIKSLGFDGVEYQSSLYPEGYNLAIFYPENFECINTKIYEINNINLEHSELSKE
- the metG gene encoding methionine--tRNA ligase, encoding MKDYKRHLITAALPYANGPVHIGHLAGVYIPADIYARYLRLKGKEAIYVCGSDEHGVPITIKARNENKTPQEIVDRYHKINKESFEKFGISFDIYSRTSSKIHHKTSADIFKKLHTDNKFIEKTTEQYFDEEANQFLADRYITGTCPHCQNEEAYGDQCEKCGTSLSPNDLINPKSAISGSKPVKKETKHWYLPLDQYSDFLEKWILEDHKEWKPNVYGQCKSWIKDIGLESRAVTRDLDWGVPVPVEGADGKVLYVWFDAPIGYISNTIEWAEKNGKDWKKYWQDDETRLVHFIGKDNIVFHCIIFPIILKSHGDFILTDNVPANEFLNLEGDKISTSKNWAVWLHEYLEDFQDKEDVLRYVLTANAPETKDNDFTWKDFQARNNNELVAILGNFVNRALVLTHKYFDGILPEISEITEYDKSILQEIPAIKTKVEENLENFKIREALKEAMSLARLGNKYLADTEPWKIFKTDVDRVKTILNISLQISANLSMLLEPFLPKSAKKLADFLAFEKTDWENIGSEILLSPGHKINKAKLLFAKIEDKEVEVQIEKLLATKKQNIVNSCEANPQKESIAYDDFMKMDIRTGTIISAEKVKKTKKLLKLEVDTGIDRRTMISGIAEYHKPEDIIGKQVSILVNLEARKIRGVESQGMILMAENADGELVFVSPAKNVSNGSEVK
- a CDS encoding bile acid:sodium symporter family protein — its product is MYESFINSLNELDGIVLNFSSDGLLFMNITIAFIMFGVALEIKIENFRRILSNPKSAIIGILSQFLLLPAVTFLLVWLIQPSSAVALGMILVAACPGGNISNFISSLAKGNIALSVSLTAFATTFSGFLTPFNFVFWGGLYMKFLPLEKPMEIPIFQVFQTVFILLGLPLIGGIWFANRYPKITKRITKTVKIASIIIFIGFIVGALAANFDNFIKYVYLIIPIVLIHNLLALFTGFSVSKLFRLPNIDTKSVTIETGIQNSGLALVLIFNNKIFPAGMGGIAFIAAWWGIWHIISGLLISFFWSKMK
- a CDS encoding DUF1295 domain-containing protein, with the translated sequence MALIEEFDKTGNWLFRRRSYLPLFLYVFATIVLFIEQKEFLEFTNIYWILACYAVSVLGLIIRILVVGYTPKATSGRNTKKQVANEINTKGIYSVVRHPLYLGNFFMWLGIIIYVGNGWFIAVCILLFWLYYERIMFAEEMFVRSKFSKEYEKWSENTPAFFPKFRKWDKTDLNFSIKNVLKREYGGFFATIISFAYIDFLKNYLIYDKFYLDFLWMIFLIAGFVIFIVLRTLKKSTKVLDVSGR